In Salvelinus namaycush isolate Seneca chromosome 17, SaNama_1.0, whole genome shotgun sequence, one genomic interval encodes:
- the LOC120061889 gene encoding protein NipSnap homolog 3A-like — protein MFDKNQYSYALLAGVRASLAQDPNWIELNAVGVYELRSFQMHPGGPAVWGEAFQAAVSAHAAGGHAHLVGVFHSEFGWLNNVNALWWYESPDQRAALCHKAHGDARVVAAVRESVTYLGSQMNKLMFPCPHSPLK, from the exons ACAGTTATGCCCTGCTGGCCGGTGTGCGAGCATCCTTGGCTCAGGACCCCAACTGGAttgag TTGAATGCAGTCG GAGTGTATGAGTTGCGGTCCTTCCAGATGCATCCGGGGGGTCCAGCGGTGTGGGGGGAGGCCTTCCAGGCTGCAGTCAGTGCCCACGCTGCCGGGGGGCACGCCCACCTGGTGGGGGTCTTTCACAGTGAGTTTGGATGGCTCAACAACG TCAATGCCCTGTGGTGGTACGAGAGTCCGGACCAGCGGGCAGCGCTATGCCACAAAGCCCATGGGGATGCCAGGGTAGTGGCAGCCG tgaGGGAGAGTGTGACCTACCTGGGGTCGCAGATGAACAAACTCATGTTCCCCTGCCCCCACTCTCCCCTCAAGTGA